The sequence below is a genomic window from Luteimonas sp. MC1825.
CTCTGCCATGAGGTCGTCGATCAGCTTTCCAGTAGCACGCCGACCAAGTACGACCTTCTTTCCTTCGAGGACCCCGTATTCACGAACTAGCCGCACCATGTCCCGGCTCACACCACGCTGAGACATCCGCTGAGAGAAATGCCATGTCGCGTTCACTATCACTCTGCTCCTCCCATTCCCATTGGAAGCAGGCTATGTAATCGTAGCACTGATGTCAACAGAGTAGAGTCTACGTTTCCCAGTAGGGCAAAAAAAATAGTCTTGCTTGACCCAGGCAGGGACGCGATGCGTCCCTGCCTGGCGTCCCTATAGATCATCCCTCGCTCAGCAAGAGCCACCGTTTCCAGGCCTCCGACGACGACATGGTCGATCAACCGAACATCGACGAGGGCGAGCGCCTGTTTGAGCCGAGCGGTAACTGCCCGATCCGCTGCCGACGGCATCGCCGAGCCGGACGGGTGGTTGTGCGACACGATGACGGCGGCAGAGTTGGTGCGGATGGCTTGGCGGACCACTTCCCGCGGATGGACCTCAGCCCCGTCAATCGTTCCATGGAAGAGCTCGACGTACTCGATCAGGCGGTGCCGAGCGTCCAGGAACGCCGCCGCGAACACTTCCTGCTGGAGACCCGCCAGCTTGCCCCTGAAGAAGTCCTTCGATGTCTTGGGGTTTGCGAAGGACGTGCCGCGTTGCATCCGATGCCCCACCACTGTCCGGGCCGCCTCCAGGACTTCGTCAGGTGTGGCGACCTTGTAGCGCTTGGTTGAGCTTCGAACGTACAGTCGGGGCTCATGTCCTTCGTCAACATCCATCATCAACTCCTGTCTAGCATTTCTGATCGCACAAAGAGACGGCAGGGGCGCAGTCGCACCCCTGCCGTCTGACCGAAGGCTTTCTGATTTTCTACATCAGGGGAACGGGATACCGAACAGCCTGCTGCCCCTCCTCCGTACCCGACTCACCCAGACCCGTTGACTCCAGCGGCTCGTATCCGACCTCTCCACGGGCAAAATCCAAACCGCCGAAGATTCCTGTGGCTTCCGCGAGCTTGACCACGCCATACGTGGCGAATCCGCCTACTACCAGACCGCCGATCACTCGAAGCA
It includes:
- a CDS encoding DUF4258 domain-containing protein; the encoded protein is MNATWHFSQRMSQRGVSRDMVRLVREYGVLEGKKVVLGRRATGKLIDDLMAELRVLKKIQDKGGLIVIEDGDSLITTYNYSGREKRPATRRA